A genome region from Tolypothrix sp. PCC 7712 includes the following:
- a CDS encoding thioesterase II family protein, which produces MNTNNSNFNSWIICPQPKPQANLRLFCFPYAGGSSLIFRTWSNSLSSNIEVCAVEIPGRGRQIQFPPFSKIEPLVDAIASHIYPYLDKPFAFLGHSMGAWISFELTRLLRRKYGIIPVNLFISARRAPHLPSSEAVIHNLPEADFIEELRHLNGTPSEVLENAELMELFLPILRADFAVLETYIYTPESPLECPIIAFGGLEDARVSFDELQAWQEHTKADFSLHMFPGDHFFINSAQLPLLETLTKYLSNKLPT; this is translated from the coding sequence ATGAATACAAATAACTCAAATTTTAACTCTTGGATAATTTGCCCTCAGCCTAAGCCACAAGCCAATTTACGTTTATTTTGCTTTCCCTATGCGGGTGGAAGCTCTTTAATTTTTCGTACTTGGTCAAATTCTCTATCATCAAATATAGAAGTTTGTGCAGTTGAAATTCCTGGTAGAGGCAGACAAATTCAGTTTCCACCATTCAGTAAAATAGAACCGCTTGTAGATGCGATCGCATCCCATATCTACCCATACTTAGATAAACCCTTTGCCTTTCTTGGTCATAGTATGGGTGCTTGGATCAGCTTTGAATTAACACGTTTACTCCGCAGAAAGTATGGGATTATCCCAGTAAATTTATTTATATCTGCTCGTCGCGCCCCACACTTACCTAGCTCAGAAGCAGTAATCCATAACCTTCCAGAAGCAGATTTTATAGAAGAATTGCGCCACCTCAATGGTACACCATCAGAAGTGTTAGAAAATGCAGAACTTATGGAGCTATTTCTGCCAATTTTAAGGGCTGATTTTGCAGTTCTCGAAACTTACATTTATACTCCTGAATCACCTTTAGAATGTCCCATTATCGCTTTTGGTGGATTAGAAGATGCAAGAGTTAGTTTTGATGAACTACAAGCATGGCAAGAGCATACCAAAGCTGATTTTTCGTTACATATGTTCCCCGGAGATCACTTTTTTATAAATTCTGCCCAACTTCCTTTATTAGAAACATTAACTAAATACTTATCTAATAAATTACCAACTTGA
- a CDS encoding energy transducer TonB: MSFSGTTFEQREKETKALKGFLVLSLIGSLGFHVAVLASGIGNYFSRVSPVEEEPIEVTVIDTPEDKKPEQSPQKLEVNEKAEVLTSSTNNSKTETIVKPENPVKPVPLPAKVELPPPQPKQPVVAEPPIQKLVENLRKPIEPIKPQVQPVKPETNVAQKPVDPVPAKSVAVNNANPTNSSNSGSNLRDTLRGIRDSSRSQSVATNNVSTSTTPGNGAPGGGGGGGGGGTSVLTGNGIGSIGGSGTGNGSGIGSGTGSGIGSGSGSGIGSGSGSGIGRGSGSGVGSGSGSGTGSGNGSGVGSGNNGGERVATTSTTPKLPSSGDGRAACEECNVRYSERARRRKAEGRVAVAVDTDSNGKVTNVRLIGSSGDRDLDEEHLRQARNWKLKPSESGRQGVQIATEYAIQGSRRHSQVRKQQQEREERQRKQQTAASSNNNSGEETPRRRRRIEAAVAGGNDVPVTSTRQQSTASSRESRLNRRLQRANTAEATPTRVRSSEGENSIGNRLRRRQREVTADVRTSGETPQRLRRRRRTVQPSSQPSDSASRLRNALRRSSQPAPVAAPSPDASQ, from the coding sequence ATGAGCTTCTCCGGCACTACTTTCGAGCAGCGTGAGAAAGAGACAAAGGCGCTTAAAGGTTTTCTGGTTTTGAGCCTAATAGGTTCCCTCGGCTTTCATGTAGCGGTACTCGCTTCTGGGATTGGTAATTACTTTTCCAGAGTGTCTCCAGTTGAAGAGGAACCAATCGAGGTCACAGTTATCGACACCCCAGAAGATAAAAAGCCGGAGCAGTCTCCCCAAAAGCTTGAAGTTAACGAAAAAGCAGAGGTTCTGACAAGTTCAACGAATAATTCTAAAACTGAAACTATTGTCAAACCTGAGAACCCAGTAAAACCAGTTCCGCTTCCTGCCAAAGTGGAATTACCACCTCCACAGCCTAAGCAACCTGTTGTCGCAGAGCCACCCATTCAAAAGTTGGTAGAGAATTTGCGGAAACCTATCGAGCCAATAAAACCTCAAGTTCAGCCAGTAAAACCAGAAACCAATGTCGCCCAGAAGCCTGTTGACCCAGTTCCAGCAAAATCTGTTGCTGTAAATAACGCAAATCCTACTAATTCCAGTAATTCCGGCAGTAATTTACGCGATACTCTGCGAGGTATTAGAGACTCTAGTAGGAGTCAGTCGGTTGCTACTAATAACGTCAGCACTTCCACAACACCAGGAAATGGTGCGCCTGGTGGTGGTGGTGGCGGGGGTGGCGGCGGTACATCAGTTTTAACTGGTAACGGAATTGGCAGTATTGGCGGTTCTGGTACGGGTAACGGTTCTGGTATTGGTAGCGGTACAGGTTCTGGCATTGGCAGTGGCAGTGGTTCCGGTATCGGTAGTGGTTCCGGCTCAGGTATTGGCAGAGGTAGCGGTTCTGGTGTCGGTAGTGGTTCCGGTTCTGGTACAGGTAGCGGTAATGGTTCTGGTGTCGGCAGTGGCAATAATGGAGGAGAACGAGTAGCTACCACATCCACAACGCCAAAATTACCCAGTAGTGGTGATGGTCGAGCAGCTTGTGAAGAATGTAATGTTAGATACTCCGAAAGAGCTAGACGGCGTAAAGCAGAAGGAAGAGTTGCCGTAGCTGTTGATACAGACTCTAATGGGAAAGTTACTAATGTCAGACTGATTGGTTCCAGTGGTGATAGAGACTTAGATGAAGAACATCTCCGCCAAGCTAGGAACTGGAAACTCAAGCCCTCTGAAAGTGGTAGACAAGGAGTCCAAATAGCTACAGAGTATGCAATACAAGGTTCACGTCGCCACAGCCAAGTTAGGAAGCAGCAGCAGGAACGAGAAGAACGCCAAAGAAAACAACAAACAGCAGCTTCTTCAAATAACAACTCTGGTGAAGAAACACCACGGCGCAGGCGGCGTATAGAAGCTGCGGTGGCTGGGGGTAACGATGTTCCTGTAACATCAACCAGACAGCAAAGCACTGCTAGTAGTAGAGAATCAAGACTCAACCGGAGATTGCAGCGCGCTAATACCGCAGAAGCAACACCAACAAGGGTAAGAAGTTCTGAAGGAGAAAATTCTATTGGAAATCGTCTGCGACGCAGACAACGGGAAGTTACGGCTGATGTGAGAACATCAGGAGAAACACCACAACGTCTGAGAAGACGGCGACGCACTGTGCAACCATCTTCGCAACCATCAGATAGTGCTAGTCGTTTACGAAATGCTCTGCGTCGGAGCAGTCAGCCTGCTCCTGTGGCTGCACCTAGCCCAGATGCATCACAGTAG
- a CDS encoding MotA/TolQ/ExbB proton channel family protein produces MGIKNLFAAGGVVMWPLLAFSVVALALIVERVRFWYRVNTRQAKVVREILNLYRMDNVVGAIEKSRQNANLPIPRIFLAALELEEPTPEEFRLALESEAQAELPIIKRFNTIFDTIIGLSPLFGLLGTVLGLIVSFASLNLGDVGGTKTAGVTSGISEALVSTASGLIVAIFTLFFANSFRGLAQRQTGLIQEYGGQLELLYRRRYERGDKVYASTR; encoded by the coding sequence ATGGGGATAAAAAATTTATTTGCTGCGGGTGGCGTGGTTATGTGGCCCCTGCTGGCTTTCTCTGTTGTGGCGTTAGCTTTGATTGTTGAGCGTGTGCGGTTTTGGTATCGAGTCAATACTCGCCAAGCCAAGGTAGTACGAGAGATTCTCAATCTCTATCGGATGGATAATGTGGTGGGAGCTATTGAAAAGTCCCGTCAGAATGCAAATTTACCGATTCCCCGGATTTTCCTTGCAGCGTTGGAATTAGAAGAACCGACTCCAGAAGAGTTTCGCTTGGCGTTAGAAAGTGAAGCACAAGCGGAACTACCAATTATCAAACGTTTCAACACAATTTTTGACACAATCATCGGACTTTCGCCACTATTTGGCTTGTTGGGTACGGTATTGGGTTTGATTGTTTCATTCGCTTCCCTCAACCTTGGTGATGTTGGTGGGACAAAAACTGCAGGTGTGACATCAGGGATTAGTGAAGCGCTTGTTTCCACAGCTTCCGGTTTAATTGTGGCAATTTTTACCCTGTTCTTTGCTAATTCTTTCCGAGGATTGGCTCAACGTCAAACTGGCTTGATTCAAGAATATGGTGGGCAATTAGAACTGTTGTACCGCCGTCGTTATGAACGAGGAGACAAAGTCTATGCGTCTACAAGATGA
- a CDS encoding ExbD/TolR family protein, giving the protein MRLQDEPDLPAQINIVPMIDVIFAILTFFIMSTLFLTRQEGLPVNLPQAATSQQSQVPTKVTVTVESDGKISLNKQPTTVDALTEQIRALVGSTPDTIVVINADRKVEHGEIVTIMDQVRQVKGARLAIATQKP; this is encoded by the coding sequence ATGCGTCTACAAGATGAACCGGATCTACCCGCACAGATTAATATTGTGCCGATGATTGATGTCATCTTTGCTATTCTGACGTTTTTCATCATGTCTACCCTTTTTCTTACACGCCAAGAGGGATTACCCGTCAACTTACCTCAAGCTGCAACTTCCCAACAGTCACAAGTTCCCACCAAAGTAACTGTGACAGTCGAATCAGACGGCAAAATTAGCTTAAATAAACAGCCAACAACAGTTGATGCACTCACAGAACAGATACGTGCTTTGGTTGGTTCTACTCCAGACACAATTGTTGTGATTAACGCCGATCGCAAAGTTGAACATGGGGAGATTGTGACGATTATGGATCAAGTGCGTCAAGTTAAAGGTGCAAGGTTAGCTATTGCAACTCAAAAGCCTTAG